Below is a window of Laribacter hongkongensis DSM 14985 DNA.
CACGGCAGCGGTAACGCTGACCGGTGGAGCTGCCTTGATTGCCTCCACGGCTGTTTCTTTTGGAAGAGCCATTACATGCTCCCTTCCGGCCAGCCAGGCACAAATGCCTCCAGCTGCTCGCGGCTCATATCCGCGATTTGCTGTTCCATCTCAAGCCGACGCTGATAGATCTGTGCGCCACGGGCTGTGATGGCCTGCCACAGCGATTGCAGCTCATGCAGAGTCATAGCCACGATCTGGCGATCTGCCGTCACCCATTGCTCATTCGGCACGGCACCAGCGAGCAATACGTCACGGATGTCCTGCAGTGCCAGCGGAGTGGTCAGCCAGCGATGGCCGGCGTATTCAATCCCGGCCGCGCGCTCGCTGTTCTCCCAATGGGGAAGCATTGCCAATAGATCGGCTTTGATTTGCCGGATGTTCTCCGGATCATTTGCAATGTAAATGAACTCGCCGTTCAAAAACCTGTAATCATGCGGCGATTCAAAAACATGAGCGGGACATTCAATCGTTTCAAGGTAAGGCGCTTCAGAAATCACGCTTGAAAGCCTGCCGTCTCTGGCATCAAGAATCACACGAAAAATACTGTCTGACATGTCAACCTATCTTGTAAAGATATGCAGATGCATTGAAATAGTCTGCCCTGAAATTCCTGGCGATATAGAAACCGCTATTTGTCGCGGACTTCACAAGTGCTGTGCCAGCACTATGTGGGGTAGTTGCAATGACAGCCGTTGCATTTATATCTGTCCACACGATGTATAGGCCCGTCCCCCAATTGCCGTACAAGTCAATCGTGACGGCCACTGAAACTGAATAAGAATTCACAAGCCTTGCACCTCCGGAATCCGGCACTGGCAAGGTGACATTGCCACCTGCATCCGGCCCCAATCCATTTACTGTTGCCACTTTTGACTGGGCAATGGATATTGCACTCTGGACTGAATCAGACAATGACTTGGACAGGGCCGACAATTCCGTATCCGTTGCGTATTGCGGATGCGGATCCGGTTTGGCTTCATGGGAGCATTGGCAGTTGCTACGCTTTCAGCAGCCTGCCGGGCACTTTCTGCTGCATGATTTTCTGACCGGGCAGCCGAAGCAGCGGATTCACCGGAATGCTGCTCACTGCTGGCCGCAGCGGCTGCACTGTTGGCTGCCGCGGTCTTGCTGTCCATTGCACTGCCGGCGCTGGCCGCTGCCTCGGTGGCCTTGCTGCTGGCGGTTGCAGCACTGCCAGCAGCAGATGCCGCACTGGAAGCTGCCGAAGCTGCATGCCCGGCTGCCGCTTCCACGCTGCCGTGAATGGATGCAGCATCTGCTGCTGCACTGGCTGCACTTTGGCCTGCTGAGGTCGCAAACTCACCGGACTGCCGGGCACTCTCAGCCGCTGCGGTTGCACTGCTGGCTGCGGCGGTCTTGCTTTTCGATGCACTGCCGGAACTGGTTGCCGCCGCATCAGCGTGCCCGGCTGCCGCTGCTACACTGCCATGAATGGATGCTGCATCTGCTGCTGCACCGGCTGCACTTTGACTGGCAGAGGTCGCGCTTTCGGCTGCCTGCCGCGCACTGTTTGCCGCTGCCGACGCACTGCCGGCTGCGGCGGTCTTGCTTCCCGATGCGTTGCTGGCACTGGCGGCTGCCTCACCAGCCTTGCTGCTGGCCACTGCCGCACTGGCTGCTGCTGAACCTGCATGCCCGGCTGCAGAAGCCTCCGATTGTGCAGCCGGGCCCGCGCTATCAACCGCCTCGCTCGCTTTGGTTTCCGCCAACGCAGCACTATCGATAGCCTGCCTGATGCCATCAAGCAGCTCACGCATCAATTCGTCCGGGTCCTGGCCGGACGAAATGTTGACCTTGATGGCTCGCCCGACTTGCTCAATCGCTTGCTGAATGAGGATGGTCAACCGGTCGAGGCCGGCATTGATGGTCTCAGGATAGAAACCGCCCTGATTCGTCAGGGTGATCGGCTGCAGGTTGGCCATGCTGCTGGTGATTGCCAGTCGCTCTCCGGTCGGCAGCGGGATGTTCAACACCACTATCCGCCTGGTGCAGATTCCTGCTCCGGATTGAGCGTAACGCTGTAATCACCCCCCGGTGTCAGGGTTGTTTCTATCCCGCCCGCGTCGGCCTGCACCACTTTGACGTCAGCCGCTTCAAAGACCTTGAACCCAAATGGAAACGAGGTCGCTGTTCCATTCCCGAGGAATGGCCCGGCTTTGCGTATCTCACTCGAAATCGCCATCACGACTCCCTCTATTGATGGCTTGAGGCTATCAATCAGGAGCCGAGATACGTGTACGGTCAGGCGGCTTGGCGTCTGGTGAAAACCAGGTTGCGCAGAAACTCAAAGGGATCGGCAGGATCCTCCTGATCGGTTGCCAGGTCATAGAGATACGACCCGGTAATCCATGCCTGACTGGACGGTAAGGCCATCCATGTTCCGGCCAGGTCAACGGCCAGCTTCACGTCAGACGGCTTGAGATCCCGCTCACCTGTTGCCATGT
It encodes the following:
- a CDS encoding DUF4376 domain-containing protein codes for the protein MSDSIFRVILDARDGRLSSVISEAPYLETIECPAHVFESPHDYRFLNGEFIYIANDPENIRQIKADLLAMLPHWENSERAAGIEYAGHRWLTTPLALQDIRDVLLAGAVPNEQWVTADRQIVAMTLHELQSLWQAITARGAQIYQRRLEMEQQIADMSREQLEAFVPGWPEGSM